Proteins found in one Takifugu rubripes chromosome 17, fTakRub1.2, whole genome shotgun sequence genomic segment:
- the LOC101077577 gene encoding somatostatin-like receptor F_48D10.1, protein MEPLDQTPGFPLSPEPNYWYETTPSLLLVSYPHLLDISSNQSTQSVPFQGSSALLTAVIYITVFVVGLTGNTLAIYVVLRYAGMKTVTNIYILNLAVADELYIVGLPFLATQNVLSYWPFGSFLCRVVMTADSMNQFTSIFCLTVMSIDRYLAVVHPIRSTKWRHPRVAKVVSAAVWAVSFVVVLPVVIFSDVQETFNSCNMIWPEPKNVWSTAFILYTAMVGFFGPLLIICLCYLLIVIKVKSSGERVGFTKRRRSERKVTQMVVVIVVVFVLCWLPFFIINMVNLVVIIPESSTTAGIYFFAVVLSYANSCANPVLYGFLSDNLKQNFKKVLCVRSMRCKACVVEPGGPGAPRTEKTTTQDCIMLSPHNQVYHEPQTGQVSPQPPGSPTSHATADLHCSTSTCLSSPAATPTTATLPTRVT, encoded by the exons ATGGAGCCCCTGGATCAGACCCCAGGGTTCCCTTTATCGCCAGAGCCCAACTACTGGTATGAAACCACTCCTTCTCTCTTGCTCGTTTCCTATCCTCATCTCCTCGACATCTCCTCCAACCAGTCCACCCAGAGTGTTCCCTTCCAGGGCAGCAGCGCCCTGCTCACAGCGGTCATATACATCACCGTCTTCGTGGTGGGTCTGACCGGCAACACCCTGGCCATCTACGTGGTCTTGCGCTACGCAGGGATGAAAACGGTCACCAACATCTACATCTTAAACCTGGCTGTGGCCGATGAGCTCTACATCGTCGGGCTCCCCTTCCTCGCCACTCAGAACGTGCTCTCCTACTGGCCCTTCGGCTCCTTCTTGTGTCGCGTGGTCATGACCGCGGACTCCATGAACCAGTTCACGTCCATCTTCTGTCTGACGGTGATGTCCATCGATCGCTACCTGGCCGTGGTTCATCCCATCCGCAGCACCAAATGGAGACACCCCCGTGTCGCCAAGGTGGTGAGCGCAGCCGTGTGGGCGGTGTCCTTCGTGGTGGTCCTACCTGTGGTAATCTTCTCTGACGTCCAG GAAACGTTTAACTCCTGCAACATGATCTGGCCAGAGCCCAAGAACGTGTGGTCCACCGCCTTTATTCTCTACACCGCCATGGTGGGCTTCTTCGGCCCGCTGCTCATCATCTGCCTCTGCTACCTGCTTATCGTCATCAAG GTGAAGTCCTCTGGCGAGCGGGTGGGGTTCACCAAACGGCGCCGATCGGAGCGCAAAGTGACGCAGATGGTGGTGGTAATCGTGGTGGTGTTTGTGCTCTGCTGGCTGCCCTTCTTCATCATCAACATGGTCAACCTGGTCGTGATCATCCCAGAGTCCAGCACCACCGCAGGCATCTACTTTTTCGCCGTCGTCTTGTCCTACGCCAACTCCTGCGCCAACCCGGTGCTCTACGGCTTCCTGTCCGATAACCTGAAACAGAACTTCAAGAAA GTGCTGTGCGTCAGGAGCATGAGGTGCAAAGCCTGTGTTGTAGAGCCCGGCGGCCCAGGTGCTCCACGTACCGAGAAAACCACCACTCAAGACTGCATCATGCTCTCTCCTCATAATCAGGTCTATCACGAACCCCAGACCGGCCAG GTCTCTCCTCAGCCTCCAGGCTCGCCAACGTCTCACGCCACCGCAGACCTGCATTGTTCCACATCCACGTGTCTGTCATCCCCAGCGGCCACACCCACCACCGCCACCTTACCTACCAGAGTGACCTGA